One genomic region from Equus asinus isolate D_3611 breed Donkey chromosome 8, EquAss-T2T_v2, whole genome shotgun sequence encodes:
- the ASPHD2 gene encoding aspartate beta-hydroxylase domain-containing protein 2, with protein MVWVPLGPQRTDCLILLHTPNVNSSKMSLEWLVAWSWSLDGLRDCIATGIQSVRDCDTTAVVTVACLLVLFVWYCYHVGREQPRPYAAVNSLMQSPDANGLQDGYVYCQSPECVRCTHNEGLNQKLYHNLQEYAKRYSWSGMGRIHKGIREQGRYLNSRPSIQKPEVFFLPDLPTTPYFSRDAQKHDVELLERNFQTILCEFETLYKAFSNCSLPQGWKMNSTPSGEWVTFYLVNQGVCVPRNCRKCPRTYRLLGSLRTCIGNNVFGNACISVLSPGTVITEHYGPTNIRIRCHLGLKTPSGCELVVGGEPQCWAEGRCLLFDDSFLHTAFHEGSAEDGPRVVFMVDLWHPNVAAAERQALDFIFAPGR; from the exons ATGGTGTGGGTGCCCTTGGGACCCCAGAGGACTGACTGTCTGATCTTGCTTCACACCCCCAACGTCAACTCCTCCAAGATGTCTCTCGAGTGGCTGGTGGCCTGGAGCTGGTCGCTGGATGGCCTGAGGGACTGCATCGCCACGGGCATCCAGTCCGTGCGGGACTGCGACACCACCGCCGTGGTCACCGTGGCCTGCCTGCTGGTCCTGTTCGTGTGGTACTGTTACCACGTGGGCAGGGAGCAGCCCCGGCCCTACGCCGCCGTCAACTCGCTCATGCAGAGCCCGGATGCCAACGGGCTGCAGGACGGGTATGTGTACTGCCAGTCCCCCGAGTGCGTGCGCTGCACCCACAACGAGGGCCTCAACCAGAAACTCTACCACAACCTGCAGGAGTACGCCAAGCGCTACTCCTGGTCGGGCATGGGCCGCATCCACAAGGGCATCCGCGAGCAGGGCCGCTACCTCAACAGCCGGCCCTCCATCCAGAAGCCCGAGGTCTTCTTCCTGCCCGACCTGCCCACCACGCCCTACTTCTCCCGGGACGCACAGAAGCACGACGTGGAGCTGCTGGAACGGAACTTCCAGACGATCCTGTGCGAGTTTGAGACCCTCTACAAAGCGTTCTCAAACTGCAGCCTCCCGCAGGGCTGGAAAATGAACAGCACCCCAAGCGGGGAGTGGGTCACCTTTTACTTGGTCAATCAGGGGGTTTGCGTCCCCAGGAACTGCAGGAAGTGCCCACGGACGTACCGCTTGCTCGGAAGCCTTCGGACCTGTATTGGGAACAATGTTTTTGGGAACGCATGCATCTCCGTGCTGAGCCCTGGGACTGTGATCACAGAGCACTATGGACCCACCAACATCCGCATCCGATGCCATTTAG GTCTGAAAACTCCCAGCGGCTGTGAGCTGGTGGTGGGGGGAGAGCCCCAGTGCTGGGCCGAGGGCCGCTGCCTCCTCTTCGATGATTCTTTCCTGCACACTGCATTCCATGAAG gtTCAGCGGAGGATGGCCCACGGGTGGTTTTCATGGTGGATTTGTGGCATCCAAATGTCGCAGCAGCCGAACGGCAGGCCCTGGATTTCATCTTTGCGCCGGGACGATGA